A single Fundulus heteroclitus isolate FHET01 unplaced genomic scaffold, MU-UCD_Fhet_4.1 scaffold_38, whole genome shotgun sequence DNA region contains:
- the mcee gene encoding methylmalonyl-CoA epimerase, mitochondrial, translating into MASAVLKVAVAGISRCSRAALLRAHSTTAALQQGVPGSLWKLGKLNHIAIAVPDMEKATALYRDVLGATVSEKVPLPEHGVYTVFVELGNTKLELLHPLGEKSPISGFLQKNKSGGMHHICIEVDDINAAVADLKSKNIRTLSAEPRIGAHGKPVMFLHPKDCDGVLVELEEA; encoded by the exons TGGCAGGCATTTCCAGATGTTCTCGTGCCGCCCTCCTGAGGGCACAttcaacaacagctgctctCCAACAGGGCGTTCCTGGATCCCTGTGGAAGCTGGGGAAACTCAACCACATAGCCATCGCCGTCCCCGACATGGAGAAGGCCACGGCTCTGTATCGAGATGTGCTCGGTGCCACTGTGAGCGAAAAAGTCCCCCTGCCGGAACACGGCGTCTACACGGTGTTTGTGGAGCTGGGCAACACTAAGCTGGAGCTGCTCCATCCTCTCGGGGAGAAGAGCCCCATCTCTGGGTTCTTACAGAAAAACAAGTCAGGAGGGATGCACCACATTTGTATTGAG GTGGACGACATTAACGCTGCCGTAGCCGACCTGAAGTCAAAGAACATCAGGACCCTGTCGGCGGAGCCTCGGATAGGTGCTCACGGGAAACCGGTCATGTTCCTCCATCCCAAAGACTGCGACGGTGTGCTGGTGGAGCTGGAAGAGGCATGA
- the fth1a gene encoding ferritin, heavy subunit — MTSQVRHNFHQDCEAAINRQINLELYASYVYLSMGYYFDRDDQALHNFAKFFRHQSHEEREHAEKLMKLQNQRGGRIFLQDVKKPDRDEWGSGVEALECALQLEKSVNQSLLDLHKLCSTHNDPHLCDFIETHYLDEQVKSIKELGDWVSNLRRMGAPQNGMAEYLFDKHTLGKESS, encoded by the exons ATGACTTCCCAGGTGAGACACAACTTCCATCAGGACTGCGAGGCTGCCATCAACAGGCAGATCAACCTGGAGCTGTACGCCTCCTACGTCTACCTGTCCATG GGTTACTACTTTGACCGGGATGATCAGGCACTGCACAACTTTGCCAAGTTCTTCCGTCATCAGTCCCATGAGGAGCGTGAGCATGCTGAAAAGCTGATGAAGCTGCAGAACCAGAGGGGAGGAAGGATTTTCCTGCAGGACGTCAAG AAGCCAGACAGGGATGAGTGGGGCAGTGGTGTCGAAGCTCTTGAATGTGCCCTGCAGCTTGAGAAGAGTGTGAACCAGTCACTGCTGGACTTGCACAAGCTTTGCTCCACTCACAATGACCCACAT TTGTGCGACTTCATTGAGACTCACTACCTTGATGAGCAGGTGAAGTCTATCAAAGAGCTGGGAGACTGGGTGAGCAACCTGCGGCGCATGGGAGCTCCTCAGAACGGCATGGCGGAGTACCTGTTTGACAAACACACTCTCGGCAAAGAGAGCAGCTAA
- the LOC105916325 gene encoding 60S acidic ribosomal protein P2: MRYVAAYLLATLGGNDNPEAKDIKKILESVGIEADDSRLNKVVSELQGKNVNEVIATGYSKLASVPSGGAVAVASSAAAGSGGAAAPAAAAEEKKEEKKEESEESDDDMGFGLFD; the protein is encoded by the exons ATGCGTTACGTCGCCGCTTACCTGCTCGCCACCCTGGGAGGCAATGATAACCCGGAGGCCAAGGACATCAAGAAGATCCTGGAGAGCGTTGGCATCGAGGCTGATGACAGCCGTCTGAACAAG GTCGTCTCAGAGCTCCAGGGGAAGAATGTGAACGAGGTGATTGCCACAG GTTACAGCAAGCTGGCCAGTGTGCCATCAGGTGGCGCTGTAGCTGTTGCCAGCTCTGCAGCCGCTGGCTcaggtggcgctgctgctcctgctgcag CTGCCGAAGAGAAGAAGGAAGAGAAGAAAGAAGAGTCTGAGGAGTCTGATGACGACATGGGATTCGGCCTCTTtgactaa